The genomic segment CTATCTAACTCTCTTGGTAATTCAGGGTTAGCAGTAAAGTTAACTAAAGTATAAAAACCTTCACTAACTTTTGAGATTTCATAAGCAAGCTTTCTCTTACCCCAGAAATCAACATTTTCTACTGTTCCTCCACCATTTTCTATAACACCCTTAAACTTTTCGATGTTAGCTTTTACAGTTTCTTCATCGAATGATGGGTTTAATATAAATATAGTTTCGTACTTTCTCATTAATTTCACCTCCTCCCCTCGGACTAACGGCTATGCTTTGCATAGCAGGGATTACAATTAATGATTATACCATTAAAAAAAGAATGAATCAAGTTATTTTGCTAACTTTCTGCAGCAATTACTATTTTTTTTGCTTCCTTTTTAAATTTCACTCTGGGAATCATTACGATTCTACCACAGCCAGTACATTTTATTTTTATATCTGCACCTACCCTTATTATTTCAAATTGATTTGAACCGCATGGATGTTGCTTCTTCATTTCAACCACATCTCCGAGATTAAAGTTTTCTACCATTACTCCCCATCCTTATCTATATTTTCATTGTCTAATTGTTTCTCATCTAAAGATACATTTATTCTATTTTTATCTAAAGCTAACTTTATTGCCATTCTAAGCTCTCTTTCCATTTTCCATTGCATTAATGGTTTTGCATTACCTACTACTCTTATTGTAACTTTTGATACTTCAAGAGCTATGACCCCAGTTATTTCTATGGATTCACCTATATACTCTTCATTTTTGCTCTTAAAATCGTCACAAGCAGCTCTTATAACGTTAATCACTTTTTGAATATCTTCCAGTGGAGATATATCTATATCTACCATAAACCTAATATCATTCCTCGAATGATTTGTAACTCCGCCTATTGACCCATTTGGAATTGAATGTATATCCCCTGTAAAATCTTTAATAACGGTGGCTCTAATTCCTATACTTTTGACAATTCCGTTAAAACTTCCTATTGTTACATGATCTCCTACTCCAAATTGATTTTCAAATAAAATAAAAAATCCATTAATTAAATCTTTTATTAGACTTTGCGCACCAAGACCAACTGCAATTCCACCTATACTCGCAAACGTAAATGACATACCACCAAATACAATTGATATTATTATTGTTATCCCCATAAAATATACTGAATATTTTAAAACACTTTTCAATACTTCCCCCAAAGTTTTTGCCCTTTG from the Clostridium beijerinckii genome contains:
- a CDS encoding DUF951 domain-containing protein yields the protein MVENFNLGDVVEMKKQHPCGSNQFEIIRVGADIKIKCTGCGRIVMIPRVKFKKEAKKIVIAAES
- the rpsF gene encoding 30S ribosomal protein S6, whose translation is MRKYETIFILNPSFDEETVKANIEKFKGVIENGGGTVENVDFWGKRKLAYEISKVSEGFYTLVNFTANPELPRELDRIFRITDGVIRHIIVNEQV
- a CDS encoding mechanosensitive ion channel family protein, translating into MYGNYLIELEEDFQFLKELKSNINSTLVDIISVKSIELIINKALKIAVVIIIMYFSIKIGKHLIKKFVDKQIESNAVISLDSQRAKTLGEVLKSVLKYSVYFMGITIIISIVFGGMSFTFASIGGIAVGLGAQSLIKDLINGFFILFENQFGVGDHVTIGSFNGIVKSIGIRATVIKDFTGDIHSIPNGSIGGVTNHSRNDIRFMVDIDISPLEDIQKVINVIRAACDDFKSKNEEYIGESIEITGVIALEVSKVTIRVVGNAKPLMQWKMERELRMAIKLALDKNRINVSLDEKQLDNENIDKDGE